In Amyelois transitella isolate CPQ chromosome 28, ilAmyTran1.1, whole genome shotgun sequence, the following are encoded in one genomic region:
- the LOC132903656 gene encoding microtubule-associated protein tau-like produces MAGAYYPPAPYAAPATPDDFADYMWIENEEEFDNQVIQQLEEEALMEQCIEAMLEDEQRERRRPNGHHQYPTTSNGASSLSLEETVARSRLNPLAAEFVPTAAVTRTVTEEKRDTPETPSAESQQSEQEEQKPEETEQLTDTHTEPQIEPTPPPTDPPEVSAADVQTDDKRKDKHSKRSEPKRAVRDNKAKGKAAQVKEATKVGKKEERREGRVGNSGDDSDGDVQPQPAPVEEQTGPKPINYAAAAKANKPKKPSTPPAAEKTSPVPTAGTKIDKKKVDKPVQRKNSAK; encoded by the exons ATGGCCGGCGCGTATTACCCCCCGGCGCCCTACGCGGCGCCGGCGACGCCCGACGACTTCGCCGACTACATGTGGATAGAGAACGAGGAGGAGTTTGACAATCAG GTGATACAACAGTTGGAGGAGGAGGCGTTGATGGAGCAGTGTATAGAGGCGATGTTGGAGGACGAGCAGAGGGAGAGGCGCAGGCCGAACGGGCACCATCAGTATCCCAC AACCAGCAACGGTGCTTCATCGCTGTCCCTCGAGGAGACCGTGGCCCGCTCTCGCCTCAACCCGCTCGCCGCCGAGTTTGTTCCCACGGCCGCCGTCACTAGGACTGTTACAG AAGAGAAACGAGACACGCCGGAGACTCCGAGCGCGGAGTCCCAGCAGTCGGAGCAGGAGGAACAGAAACCCGAGGAGACTGAACAGctcacagacacacacacagaaCCGCAGATAG aACCCACGCCGCCCCCTACGGACCCGCCGGAAGTGTCCGCGGCGGACGTTCAGACAGACGACAAGCGGAAAGACAAACACAGCAAGAGATCTGAGCCGAAGAGAGCGGTCAGAGACAACAAGGCTAAAGGGAAGGCCGCGCAAGTtaaagaggcgactaaggtcgGGAAGAAGGAGGAGAGGCGAGAGGGGAGGGTGGGCAACAGCGGGGACGACAGCGATGGGGATGTTCAG CCCCAACCGGCCCCAGTGGAAGAGCAAACCGGCCCCAAACCCATAAACTACGCGGCGGCCGCCAAAGCGAACAAACCCAAAAAGCCCAGCACGCCGCCCGCCGCGGAGAAGACGTCGCCCGTCCCCACCGCTGGCACCAAAATTGACAAGAAGAAGGTCGACAAACCCGTGCAGAGGAAGAATTCGGCCAAGTGA